A genomic window from Anthonomus grandis grandis chromosome 2, icAntGran1.3, whole genome shotgun sequence includes:
- the LOC126750429 gene encoding putative ferric-chelate reductase 1 homolog, with protein sequence MSLILRAIPFFTFLLMPTAPLPQGAPSSVCETMLPFHGGGIPPQGGIAPYTIIPRRQGNNVLVTITSTLGIPFQGFLIQGRTPEREILGEFDSASVNEGHPLDCGSPSDSITHNAPKNKGSIEVLWTPPRGYEGPVIFNATIAQAYDTFYVGVESNPVELTKRGANDPQIAFPTQQNQPTPPNYLPTQPKENSAEFDPFYDGCTVNKLCFGSPASCVNSRNCKAVVAVSVSGDKYDFEMKADSSASWVGVGLSDDDKMGDDSVVECIKKNNGVAAYMSYTSGSPNYGASRLPNSQLGIQLINSSVIDGTIYCKVRRDVLTSVNGRTFDLVGIKYNLLIAAGSSLRPNSVAFHDVAYLASAEPQALSDVSSIAAKSKLLIRLHGCFMIAAWLGTASVGILLARYYRQTWVGKQMLGKDMWFAWHRTFMVLTWLLTIAAFVLIFIELKAWSGENNPHAILGTVTTILCFIQPIGAYFRPHPGTAKRPLFNWLHWSIGNAAHIVAIVTLFFAVRLTKAELPDFVDWILVVYVVVHVVWHLCLSFMNCIAERSSERRVSSFPMKDLGGSGRSSAFADRSSDTPYTSFRKVMLAIYILIVLAIVIALIVITALAPIEDTWTSFKTNVINKN encoded by the exons atgtctCTAATACTGCGTGCCATTCCCTTTTTCACCTTTCTACTGATGCCAACAGCGCCTCTACCTCAAGGCGCTCCCTCTTCCGTATGTGAGACGATGTTACCGTTTCATGGAGGTGGCATTCCTCCTCAAGGTGGTATAGCCCCATACACAATCATTCCTAGAAGGCAAGGTAATAATGTGTTGGTCACCATCACCTCCACCTTGGGGATACCGTTCCAGGGCTTTTTGATACAAGGAAGGACACCCGAAAG ggaaaTTCTTGGTGAGTTTGACTCTGCATCAGTCAACGAAGGACATCCATTGGATTGTGGTTCCCCTTCGGATTCGATAACACATAATGCTCCAAAAAATAAGGGAAGCATTGAGGTATTATGGACACCTCCTCGTGGATATGAAGGCCCAGTGATTTTCAA CGCAACTATTGCTCAAGCCTACGACACCTTTTATGTAGGAGTAGAATCTAATCCTGTAGAATTAACAAAAAGAGGAGCGAATGACCCACAGATCGCCTTCCCCACGCAGCAAAATCAACCCACTCCTCCCAACTACTTGCCTACCCAACCAAAAGAAAATTCTGCGGAATTTGATCCATTTTACGATGGTTGCACTGTGAATAAATTGTGTTTTGGATCACCTGCCAGTTGTGTTAATTCTAGAAATTGTAAAGCG gtggTGGCAGTGTCCGTCTCAGGCGACAAATACGACTTTGAAATGAAAGCTGACAGCAGCGCTTCTTGGGTAGGTGTCGGCCTCTCAGATGATGACAAAATGGGTGACGATTCTGTCGTAGAATGTATCAAGAAAAACAATGGAGTTGCTGCTTACATGTCTTACACTAGTGGCTCGCCGAATTACGGAGCCTCACGGCTGCCAAAT tCTCAATTAGGCATTCAACTGATTAATAGCAGTGTGATAGATGGGACAATTTATTGTAAAGTCAGAAGGGATGTTTTGACATCAGTCAATGGACGAACTTTTGATTTGGttggaataaaatataatttattaatagcTGCTGGATCAAGCTTAAGAC CAAATTCTGTGGCGTTCCACGATGTTGCATATCTCGCAAGCGCAGAACCGCAAGCCTTGTCAGACGTGTCAAGCATAGCTGCCAAATCTAAATTGTTAATTAGGTTGCACGGCTGTTTTATGATTGCCGCATGGTTAGGTACAGCTTCCGTAGGCATCTTATTGGCAAGATATTATAGACAGACCTGGGTCGGCAAGCAGATGTTGGGAAAAGATATGTGGTTTGCC TGGCATAGAACCTTCATGGTTCTTACTTGGCTCCTCACCATAGCAGCGTTCGTCCTAATTTTCATCGAATTAAAAGCTTGGAGTGGCGAAAACAATCCGCATGCAATATTGGGAACCGTAACCACCATTTTGTGTTTTATCCAACCAATCGGAGCATACTTCAGACCCCACCCCGGTACAGCTAAAAGACCACTTTTTAATTGGCTGCATTGGAGTATTGGCAACGCCGCACACATTGTGGCCA TTGTCACATTGTTCTTTGCTGTTCGACTAACAAAAGCGGAGTTGCCGGATTTCGTTGACTGGATTTTAGTTGTTTACGTGGTGGTCCATGTGGTTTGGCATTTATGTTTATCG tttatgaACTGTATAGCAGAACGATCATCAGAACGAAGAGTATCCTCATTTCCTATGAAAGACTTAGGTGGGTCTGGAAGAAGCTCTGCTTTTGCTGATAGGAGCAGTGATACACcg TATACCTCATTTAGAAAAGTCATGCTAGCGATTTACATACTGATAGTACTAGCCATAGTGATAGCTCTAATAGTGATCACCGCATTGGCACCCATCGAGGACACTTGGACCAGTTTTAAGACCAACGTCATAAATAAGAATTAG